One Glycine max cultivar Williams 82 chromosome 8, Glycine_max_v4.0, whole genome shotgun sequence genomic window, GGCTTGATTCCACCATCCAAACCCTCCAATTAAGGATGTTTGATCAGGTGCTGACTGCTATTTAAGTTAAAGGTGGAAGAACCTGGAAAGTAGAAAAAAGGAGAAGCTAATGAAGAAGGAACATAGCAAATTGGAAGGAGACTTGTGCAAAATGTAGTCATAAAGTATGGATTATGATATGTAACAAAATCATGACCAAGGGTTTCAAAAGTGTGAGTTGTGCTTCGTTAGTTTTCATGGCTATTCCGATCGAGGGGACTGTGGTCGCGGCAATTACTCATTGATTGAGCAAGTGTCTATTTTTGAGGTCCCATGACAAGATAAACAACTTGGTACAAATACTTAGTGGTATTCAAATTTTAGCAGTTAGCTGACTACCTTTAATTTTGATGCAGGGGACCACCCCCAACAACATTTATTTGCAGCTTGACTAAAGATAAAAGCATCACACACAAAGTGGAGGGTACATATTCATttttcatgacattttttcaagataaggtaaaaaaaaaatgtaaaagtttAGCATTCAACCTGTGAATAATTACTATCTGACGACATGAAGAAGTGATTTCTTCTAGTTGAGAGAAAGAAAGGACTAAAGGAGCAATGAATCATGCATCACCTAACCTTTTCAAGCTTATGTATGCTCACCCAACATGTTGATTTTGGTAAAATCTTGTGCTTTGGTCATGCAAGCACCCTAGGAGGCTAGGACATCATGTAAGCTAtagaaaaacaaggaaaaaaagatgACCTAATCTAGTTGAATAAATCTTCTCGATCAAAAAGGTATCATGGTATAGGCTAGGGATGCATCTTAATTTAAGTCCTTTCATAGTAACTAATTATTACATCTTAAACAATGAGTGGCTCACATACTACAAATTATAGCCCTGCCTTTAGTGTGCTTATGCACATCAGCATacacaaatatattatattattatattatgttccatctaacataaaaaaaggAGGACCCTTCCTATATTAGTGTCCAAGCAATTAATAAAGTAATTATGCATGATAAGAAAAGAACAACTGTATTACTTTTAAGGTAGCCAGCCACTTTTACCAGAAATTAATTTCTGTGCAATTAGTTTATTATAGCATTGCATGGCAGGTACCGATTTTTCTTGAGGTATTCACCTCTAGAtctcaacttatttttttattttttattttaccccGTTCTTGATGCTTTTTGTTTGGACAATATTGTACAATAGattcatatataaataactaatatatatatatatatatatatatatatatatgagcagGCAGACATACTGTGAAAGCATACAAGCCTTATAAGGGCTTCTATCATCTTGCAATTATCTTGTTGGTTACGCCATAGGTATTCAAAAGCGTGCTTCTAAACTAATTAACCTGTAAACAGTGACAAGTAAAAACTGTTAATGAAAATTATAGTATCAGAATTCTCAAGATAAAATggattttaaatacaaaatcttttttctataaaaaggtaggaataataaaacataaaaaactgTAGAATGCCATGAAATGGTGTTactaattttttgttgatgaaGTACTGAAATTAAACACTCAATAGAAGTTCTATGCAATATGAAACATAGAATGATGGTATAAATCTGGCATATAAAATGAatatagagagaaaaatgaGACCAATTCATAAAGAGCTATGCAACAGCCAAAATCATTAgcataataacattaaatatgccAGTGGAGAATGCTTATAGAGCAAGGCTTATTCTAGTAAGTTATATATCTTATTTCTTATCCTAGTCAAAGAACAAGTGATTGTTTAAAAAGGTCTTTTAGCTGTTTACATGGTGACAAGTTAGTGTCTGTTTGTCACCATCTGTTTATCAACAGGTAAAAGGTACAACTTCTCCATATAATTGAGGTtgtatcctcaatttgttgTTAGCCAAAGCAAGGTGAAGAATGTAAGTGGCTTACCCATTTTGCCACTCACAGCCTCATCAATATTTGCTGCTCCACTCATGTTTCCACTGCTGTTGCTGCTGGGTGTAATCATTGTTTGACTATGTTGTACTCCCTGGGGACCATATCTGAATACATTCATTGGCttcaagacaaaaacaaaaaaacaaggcGAATTAATTTCAATAGGTAAACTATGGAGAACTTATCAAGAAGGCATAAGGGGTTTTAggagggaaaaaaatgaaaataagttcCTCTTGAAAGAAACCAATTACCTGAGAGGCATTTTGCATAAGATGATAGCCCATGTAACGCACATATTGCTCCGAAAGAGCTGGATTTTGCATCTGATTTTGGTAATTAAATGCACCCAAAATGGGATTTTGGCACATTAATGTCTGGTTTGGTGTCTGAGATGCAGATACAGACTTATCAAGCGGCACTCTCGGTAATTGCATCGGATTATGAATAGGAGGAGGGAAAGGCGGTCTAGCCATTCCCATGCCCATTTGTGACATGTAGTGCTGAATTCCTGGAAACATTATTGGTGCCATGCCAGATCCCATCCACATTAGCTAGCAGCAAGAACAGAATTGTTTATTTTAGCTGTTACTGTTAGTAATGTGAGACAATAGTCATATGCAAGATATTAAGGGGGACATATACCTGAAGTTGTAGCTGAAGTGATTTCAAGTATTCAATTGCCTCTTCCAACATCGATGCTTTGTCTGTCTGCACATACACCCGTTACTCAGTTTTTTATGCCAATATATGATTAAATCTCATAAAATGGAGAATCAATTTCTATGTACTTGCATTTTGTCTTCTTCACTTGACTGCTTCTCACATTATTTTATGAGCAAATCTGATCCATTTGATTTGAGCTAAATATGGCTCTTAActgattttcattttccttataaaatcaactaattttttttttctaaagcaAATTTAACAGCTTCTTTGTTGACTGTATCACTTTTAAACCTAGCAGTCAGTGGATTACTATTGCAGCTTTATCTGACTATGAATGAATATCCAAAGAACATGTTATGCCAGTATAGTCCACATTCATTATGAGAACTAACCTTGCTACTGTGAGGTATGAGTTGTTGCAATGCCTTCATCTTCTCATTGATCCTGTCTCTCCTTCTCTGCATCAATAAAACAATACTACCACTTGTAAGAATAAAGTTTACGAAAATTAAGTTCACACGAAATGTACCAAAATCCCCCACCCTTTCCGATAGATTATGCACTTCAGCAGCACGGTTCCTTCGAGCCGACCCTGTGCGTTGAGATGACTTGTTTCCAAGTGCTGATTTAAGTTCTGTGTCCTATTACACATAAAGTGATAGCTCAGTGCGCCAAAGAATAAAAGCATCTAATCATGAAGGTAACTAACTCGAGAGAAAGAGGCTTCACCTCACTTTGCTCCTCAGATTCTTCCACGtctattccttttcttttttggccCTGGTTTCTCGTAGATAATGAACAAGTTTTTCCAAGACTACTACCTGAGCCACCAGATGATGAAGTCACAGCTGGTTCAAGCATCTCTGATTTCCCTTTCTCCTTCTGAGGAATTGTTTTCGGCACATCGTCTCTAACAGCTTCTGGCTCGACTGATAAAGTAGTAGTCCAAACACCATTGCTTGATGCCCTGCTAGCATCTGGATCTTGGGGGATGTGATTGCTACCACAGTAACTTGATCCAACTGTCATCAATGAGCACTCCCTAATCTCATTTCTTGACATGTTACCAGtaattttgtctccaaaatgCACGTTAGCCGATGCTGAAGAAACATTAAGGGGTGCTGAAAAGTGAGAGAAGTTTTGGACCTTACATGATCCACCCAAGTGATTATTGTTTTTCTGAGGTGAATCAGAAACATGGAATCTTGGGGCCGGTATAGGAATTCCTGAGAAATCCTGAAAAGAGGAGGATTTCATGGTAGGTAATTGTGAACTTACAGTCACATGAGGGGCACTAGAAGCATCCAATTTGGTAAATTTTCCCTCTTCAAATGGCTTGATTTGCTTATAGGACTCAACTTCACAAGGTGCCAGTTCAGACAAAAGGTTTGAACAGAATTCTTGTTCCAATGGATCCTCAAGAGGGTATTGGATCCATGAGACTGTCTCATCATCTTGAATCAAGTTACTTGAGTTCACAACCGG contains:
- the LOC100800166 gene encoding transcription factor PIF4 isoform X1, coding for MNNSVPDWNFGSDSCVTSTNQKKPMMGVDQELVELLWQNGQVVHSQTHRKPVVNSSNLIQDDETVSWIQYPLEDPLEQEFCSNLLSELAPCEVESYKQIKPFEEGKFTKLDASSAPHVTVSSQLPTMKSSSFQDFSGIPIPAPRFHVSDSPQKNNNHLGGSCKVQNFSHFSAPLNVSSASANVHFGDKITGNMSRNEIRECSLMTVGSSYCGSNHIPQDPDASRASSNGVWTTTLSVEPEAVRDDVPKTIPQKEKGKSEMLEPAVTSSSGGSGSSLGKTCSLSTRNQGQKRKGIDVEESEEQSEDTELKSALGNKSSQRTGSARRNRAAEVHNLSERVGDFGTFRVNLIFVNFILTSGSIVLLMQRRRDRINEKMKALQQLIPHSSKTDKASMLEEAIEYLKSLQLQLQLMWMGSGMAPIMFPGIQHYMSQMGMGMARPPFPPPIHNPMQLPRVPLDKSVSASQTPNQTLMCQNPILGAFNYQNQMQNPALSEQYVRYMGYHLMQNASQPMNVFRYGPQGVQHSQTMITPSSNSSGNMSGAANIDEAVSGKMG
- the LOC100800166 gene encoding transcription factor PIF4 isoform X2, with translation MNNSVPDWNFGSDSCVTSTNQKKPMMGVDQELVELLWQNGQVVHSQTHRKPVVNSSNLIQDDETVSWIQYPLEDPLEQEFCSNLLSELAPCEVESYKQIKPFEEGKFTKLDASSAPHVTVSSQLPTMKSSSFQDFSGIPIPAPRFHVSDSPQKNNNHLGGSCKVQNFSHFSAPLNVSSASANVHFGDKITGNMSRNEIRECSLMTVGSSYCGSNHIPQDPDASRASSNGVWTTTLSVEPEAVRDDVPKTIPQKEKGKSEMLEPAVTSSSGGSGSSLGKTCSLSTRNQGQKRKGIDVEESEEQSEDTELKSALGNKSSQRTGSARRNRAAEVHNLSERRRRDRINEKMKALQQLIPHSSKTDKASMLEEAIEYLKSLQLQLQLMWMGSGMAPIMFPGIQHYMSQMGMGMARPPFPPPIHNPMQLPRVPLDKSVSASQTPNQTLMCQNPILGAFNYQNQMQNPALSEQYVRYMGYHLMQNASQPMNVFRYGPQGVQHSQTMITPSSNSSGNMSGAANIDEAVSGKMG
- the LOC100800166 gene encoding transcription factor PIF4 isoform X3; protein product: MNNSVPDWNFGSDSCVTSTNQKKPMMGVDQELVELLWQNGQVVHSQTHRKPVVNSSNLIQDDETVSWIQYPLEDPLEQEFCSNLLSELAPCEVESYKQIKPFEEGKFTKLDASSAPHVTVSSQLPTMKSSSFQDFSGIPIPAPRFHVSDSPQKNNNHLGGSCKVQNFSHFSAPLNVSSASANVHFGDKITGNMSRNEIRECSLMTVGSSYCGSNHIPQDPDASRASSNGVWTTTLSVEPEAVRDDVPKTIPQKEKGKSEMLEPAVTSSSGGSGSSLGKTCSLSTRNQGQKRKGIDVEESEEQSEDTELKSALGNKSSQRTGSARRNRAAEVHNLSERRRRDRINEKMKALQQLIPHSSKTDKASMLEEAIEYLKSLQLQLQEFSTTCHKWAWEWLDRLSLLLFIIRCNYRECRLISLYLHLRHQTRH